A single window of Aspergillus puulaauensis MK2 DNA, chromosome 5, nearly complete sequence DNA harbors:
- a CDS encoding SAM-dependent methyltransferase (COG:S;~EggNog:ENOG410PHK1;~InterPro:IPR007364;~PFAM:PF04252;~go_function: GO:0008168 - methyltransferase activity [Evidence IEA]), with translation MSDQNPATVPVTIVVEHLDPELGAWSALEYGCIARESHSAGSKFLLSSVPTSLQMPDDLAATDGLGVEHRSVEEVFADRKSKVCLLDPSAKVELSPADGDNFEVFLFGGILGDDPPRDRTSELRKKGYEGRRLGPVQMTTDTAVRVTRMVVHDRVPLEEIPYIDYPEIVINEHERTEMPFRYVKDSDGKPIMPKGMLELIKKDADQGIEGLF, from the exons ATGAGTGACCAAAATCCTGCCACCGTGCCTGTCACCATCGTGGTCGAGCATCTAGACCCCGAACTGGGCGCCTGGTCTGCCCTGGAGTATGGCTGTATTGCCCGAGAGTCCCATTCAGCAGGCAGTAAATTTCTCCTGAGCTCAGTCCCTACCTCGTTGCAAATGCCAGACGATCTAGCCGCCACAGATGGCCTTGGAGTTGAGCATCGCAGTGTCGAAGAGGTTTTTGCGGATCGAAAATCCAAGGTCTGCCTCTTGGATCCCTCTGCCAAGGTTGAGCTCAGTCCCGCTGATGGGGACAACTTTGAAGTTTTCCTCTTTGGGGGAATATTGG GTGATGACCCTCCACGGG ACCGTACCTCTGAACTTAGGAAAAAGGGGTATGAAGGACGACGACTTGGACCCGTACAGATGACAACTGATACGGCTGTACGGGTTACGCGCATGGTTGTCCATGACAGAG TTCCTCTAGAGGAGATCCCATACATTGACTACCCAGAAATTGTGATAAATGAGCATGAGCGGACTGAGATGCCGTTTCGCTATGTAAAAGACAGCGATGGCAAGCCCATCATGCCCAAG GGAATGTTAGAACTGATAAAAAAGGATGCTGACCAAGGTATCGAGGGCCTTTTCTAG
- a CDS encoding endosulfine family protein (COG:T,U;~EggNog:ENOG410PQSG;~InterPro:IPR006760;~PFAM:PF04667), whose amino-acid sequence MNPHQQNKIDTSKLSPDEQRLLRLYGKMPNKKDLLQNKLKERKYFDSGDYALSKAGKASDVGVTNIGSQHPVPENIPHLTATSPGANNPMAAGNNGGSISAQGGQHIPGSISSHPGSVGFQSRSPIKEGSFLQRGRSVDESENAPEATENKDQDEAVSPPPATEGVPIRR is encoded by the exons ATGAATCCTCATCAGCAGAACAAGATTGATACTAGC AAGTTGAGTCCCGATGAGCAGCGCCTGCTGCGCCTCTATGGAAAAATGCCCAACAAGAAAGATCTACTCCAGAACAAGCTCAAG GAGCGAAAGTATTTTGATTCGGGGGATTATGCTCTGAGCAAAGCCGGAAAGGCCTCAGATGTCGGTGTGACCAACATCGGCTCACAACACCCAGTTCCTGAAAATATTCCTCATCTAACCGCTACATCGCCCGGTGCGAACAACCCTATGGCCGCGGGCAATAACGGTGGCAGCATTTCCGCTCAGGGTGGGCAGCATATTCCTGGCAGTATTAGCAGCCATCCTGGGTCTGTTGGCTTCCAGAGTCGGAGCCCCATTAAGGAAGGTAGCTTCCTTCAACGCGGAAGAAGCGTGGATGAGTCTGAAAACGCACCTGAAGCAACCGAAAATAAAGACCAGGATGAGGCTGTAAGCCCGCCTCCTGCTACCGAGGGCGTCCCCATTCGACGATGA
- a CDS encoding ICE2 family protein (BUSCO:EOG092640ET;~COG:S;~EggNog:ENOG410PIH0;~InterPro:IPR013635;~PFAM:PF08426;~SECRETED:SignalP(1-18);~TransMembrane:9 (n6-17c23/24o33-51i63-83o140-160i172-193o205-224i236-254o274-292i299-320o358-379i)) produces MWLFRILSSALFLTVTVSSIPLAFDVGGKTCGLAFSLSLATFYFLFSVLKLTTPERSWLRSSLIVLINSAQWILIPILLIWSLNRFSVDTDNATSWVERTFSGKRAQDSSIQDWIFGRDGLLEEVAIGNWDKLLRWSTPVFQLAEGFCSLLVIQAAGQITRWLVNRGGRSDSWMIGFLVLSASIISSSVYFLWRVLQFPEISNVDAALIGVTVTCAVILCAWGIGSGRGNPVESSLLFAYVVLCIYQIFTDYQPSHPVEQPVQSPAQSGDFPPLPPIIMASYTTLMHAVSLLPSIIHAAFNMITAVFSAVTPSVLISLTYRILVLYASTRIIPAVRESGARALSQEASLDDSDAAGQFLGFLSYFSPSILISVYTSLLMQHFATTSQAMGGSGQWWSTQGAGGGNLWRWINLAGMLALYAVELWLGASDDLDSGLAGHWKTD; encoded by the exons ATGTGGCTCTTTCGGATACTTTCTTCGGCCCTCTTCCTTACCGTCACTGTTTCTTCCATTCCGCTGGCCTTTGACGTCGGTGGGAAGACATGCGGTCTGGCCTTTTCACTTTCCCTGGCGACAttctactttcttttctccgtCCTAAAACTCACAACTCCCGAGCGATCCTGGCTGCGCTCCTCACTCATTGTTCTAATCAACTCTGCGCAATGGATCCTCATTCCGATTCTCCTGATCTGGTCACTCAACCGCTTCTCCGTTGACACTGATAATGCTACTTCATGGGTAGAACGGACCTTTAGCGGGAAACGCGCACAAGACTCATCTATTCAGGACTGGATTTTTGGTCGCGACGGGTTACTGGAGGAGGTGGCTATCGGGAACTGGGACAAACTCTTGAGGTGGTCGACTCCAGTATTCCAGCTCGCAGAGGGGTTTTGCAGCTTACTGGTCATCCAAGCCGCCGGGCAGATCACCCGATGGCTTGTAAATCGCGGCGGTCGGAGCGATAGCTGGATG ATCGGCTTTCTTGTTCTCTCAGCGTCCATCATTTCAAGCTCCGTATACTTTCTTTGGCGCGTTCTCCAATTTCCCGAGATATCCAATGTTGACGCCGCCTTAATAGGTGTGACCGTGACGTGTGCCGTGATACTATGCGCTTGGGGAATTGGAAGCGGCCGTGGGAACCCGGTAGAGAGCTCTCTTTTGTTCGCATACGTTGTGCTGTGCATTTATCAGATCTTCACGGACTATCAGCCATCGCATCCAGTGGAGCAGCCAGTTCAATCACCTGCGCAATCGGGAGATTTCCCCCCTCTTCCGCCTATCATTATGGCATCATACACTACTCTAATGCACGCCGTATCCCTCCTACCATCTATCATCCATGCCGCATTCAATATGATCACTGCTGTCTTCAGCGCAGTGACTCCGTCTGTCCTAATTTCGCTTACATACCGTATCCTAGTGTTGTATGCGTCCACCCGAATCATACCTGCAGTTCGTGAATCCGGGGCTCGCGCACTCTCTCAGGAAGCCTCGCTGGACGACTCCGATGCTGCTGGCCAGTTTTTGGGCTTCCTCAGTTACTTCTCCCCTTCTATCCTTATTTCGGTTTATACCAGCCTTCTTATGCAACATTTTGCAACGACCTCGCAAGCTATGGGTGGTAGTGGGCAGTGGTGGAGTACCCAGGGTGCAGGAGGTGGAAACCTTTGGCGTTGGATCAATCTTGCAGGCATGTTGGCCCTGTACGCTGTCGAGCTATGGCTTGGAGCCTCTGATGATCTCGACTCGGGGCTGGCTGGTCATTGGAAGACCGACTGA